Part of the Thauera sedimentorum genome, CCTCCGAGCCGAAGTTCATCATCTGCAGCGCCAGCTCGCGGATGCCCGGCAGCTTCTCGATGGCGCGCACTTGGTCCTTCAGGTTGAGCGCAAAGAGGCGCGCCAGCCCGTCGAGGTGGACGCGTGCGGCTTGTTCCGGGGTGTCGTAGGGGCGCAGCGAGACGCTGTCGCCGTCGTCGTGCAGGGCGGGGAAACCGATCACCTCGCGGCCCGCGACGCGCACTTCGAGCAGTTCCGGCAGCGCCCCGAAGGTCCATGCGGTGAAGCCGCTCAGCCCGCCTTCGGCCTCTGCAGGTGCGGCGGCCGCGGGGGGCGCAGCCTTCTTCGGTCCCGCAGCGACCGGCGCCTCGGCCGCTGCGGCCACCCCCTCGATACGCGCAGCGCGGAACTGGCTGGCGACCTGCTCGCGGAACTTCGTCCGCAGCTCGGCGAGGTTGCGCGACTGGCCGAGCACACGGCCGTGCTCGTCGACCAGGCGGAAGTTCATGAAGCAGTGCGGCTTGAGGTTTTCCGCACGAAAACTCTCGGCCGGCAGCTTGAGCGACACCCGCTCTTCGACGAAACGCTGCAGGGCACGCAGCAGCGGCTCGTCGACGTCCAGCTCGCCAGCCGCGAACAGCGCCATGAAGGCGGCCGCGCTGTCGGCGATCGGCTGCAGGCGGTGACGGTGCTTCTGCGGCACGGTGCGCAGCAGCGCGGCGACCTTCTCTTCCAGCAGGCCGGGCACCAGCCACTCGCAGCGCGCCGCGGGGATCTGGTTGAGCATGGCGAGCGGCACAGTCAGCGTGACGCCGTCGTCGGCCTCGCCGGGCGCATGCAGGTAGGCAAGCTTGAGCTTCTGGCCGAGCACCTCGAAGTGGGCCGGGAAGCGCTCGGTGGTAATGCCCTCGGCCTCGTGACGCATCAGCTGCTCGCGGGTCAGATGCAGCAGCTTCGGCTCTGCCTTCTCGGCTGGCTTGCGCCAGCGCTCGAAGCTGGCCAGATCGACCACCTCGGGCGGCAGCTTGGCATCGTAGAAGGCGTGGATCAGCTCCTCGTCGACCAGCACATCGGGGCGGCGGCTCTTGTGTTCCAGGCGCTCGATCTCGGCGACCAGCTTGAGGTTGTGGCGCAGGAAGGGCATGGCGCGCGCCGCACCTTCGGCGATCTCGCCCTGCACCAGGCCTTCGCGGATGAACAGTTCGCGGCACAGCGCAGGGTCGGTGTCGCGGTAGGACACCCCGCGCCGCGCGTAGAGCACCAGGCCATGCACCGTGCCGCGCTCCCAGGCGCGCACCGCGCCGCTGCTCTTCGACCAGTGCGGCTCGAAGACGTGGCGGCGCAGCAGATGGGCGCCGACCTCCTCCACCCATTCCGGCTCGATGCGCGCCAGACAGCGGCCAAACAGGCGCGTGGTGTCCACCAGCTCGGCCGCCATGATCCACTTGCCCGCCTTCTTCGCCAGCGCCGAACCCGGGTGCGGCCAGAAGCGGATGCCGCGCGCGCCCAGGTAGCTGCCGGCCTGCGGCCCGGAGGCGTCCTCGGCGCGGCAGCCGATGTGCCCGAGCAGGCCGGCGAGCAGGGCCTTGTGCAGGGGTTCGTAGGCGATCGGGCGCGCTTCGGCGCCGGCCTCGCCCGCTGCGGCCTTGGCGCCGCGCGACGGCGGTTCGGCCTCGGCGGCGGTCTCCGGGTGCCAGCCGTGCTCGGCGCACAGCGCGTGGAGCTGGGTGTGCACATCGCGCCATTCGCGCATGCGCAGCCAGGACAGGTAGTGCTTCTTGCACCAGGCCTTCTGCTTGCTGCTGCTCTCGTGGCGCAGCGCCTCGCTCCAGGCGCGCCACAGGTGGATGTACCAGAGGAATTCGGAGCGCTGGTCCTGCTCGCCGCCGCGAAAGCGCGCGTGCGCCTGGTCGGCCGCGCCGGGACTGTCCTGCGGGCGTTCGCGCGGGTCCTGCACCGACAGCGCGGCGGCCACCACCAGCATCTCGGCCAGGCAGCCGCGCTCACGCGCGGCGAGGATCATGCGCCCGACCTTGGGATCGAGCGGCAGCTTGGCCAGTTCGCGCCCCACCGCGGTGAGCTCGCGCGCATCATCGTCGCTGACCGCGCCCAGCTCGGTGAGCAACTGGTAGCCGTCGCCGATCATGCGCGGCGACGGTGGGTCGATGAAGGGGAAGTCCTCCACCGCGCCGAGCTTGAGCGCCTTCATGCGCAGGATCACCCCGGCCAGCGAGGAGCGCAGGATCTCCGGGTCGGTGTGCGGCGGGCGGCGCTCGAAATCCTCTTCGTCGTACAGGCGGAAGCAGATCCCGTCCATCACCCGCCCGCAGCGCCCGGCGCGCTGGCGTGCGGCGGACTGGGCAACCTTCTCGATCTGCAGTTGCTCGACCTTGTTGCGGTAGCTGTAGCGCTTGACCCGCGCCAGGCCGGTATCGACCACGTAGCGGATGCCGGGCACGGTGAGCGAGGTCTCGGCCACGTTGGTGGCCAGCACCACGCGCCGCCCGTTGGAGCCGGCGAACACGCGCGCCTGCTCCTGCGCCGACTGGCGCGCAAAGAGCGGTAGGATCTCGGTACCGGCGGCGTGGTGGGCGTGGCGCAGGGCTTCGGCGGCCTCGCGGATCTCGCGCTCGCCGGGCAGGAAGACCAGCACATCGCCGGGGCCACTCAGCTGCGCCTCGTCCACCGCATCGACCAGCGCCTCGTAGAGGTCGCGCTTCTTTGCGTCACGCCGCGCAGGCGTGCCGGCGCTGTCGCCGTCGTCCTCGGCGACCGGGCGGTAGCGCATCTCGATCGGGTAGAGGCGGCCGGAGACCTCGATCACCGGCGCCGGCTGACCGGCGGCGTCGGCGAAGTGGCGGGCGAAGCGCTCGGCATCCAGGGTGGCCGAGGTGACGATCACCTTCAGGTCCGGGCGGCGCGGCAGCAGGGTGCGCAGGTAGCCGAGCAGGAAGTCGATGTTGAGGCTGCGCTCGTGGGCCTCGTCGATGATCAGCGTATCGTAGGCCGACAGCCACGGGTCGCCCTGGGTTTCCGCCAGCAGGATGCCGTCAGTCATCAGCTTGATGTAGGACGAGGCGCTCAGCCGGTCGGTGAAGCGGATCTTGTAGCCCACCGTCTGGCCGAGTTCGCTCTTCAACTCCTGGGCGATGCGTGCCGCCGTGGAGCGCGCGGCGATGCGGCGCGGCTGGGTATGGCCGATCAGGCCCTGCACGCCGCGCCCCAGCTCCAGGCAGATCTTGGGCAGCTGGGTGGTCTTGCCGGAGCCGGTCTCGCCGCACACGATGACCACCTGGTGGGCGGCGATCGCCGCGGCGATTTCCTCGCGGCGCTGGTTGACCGGCAGATCGGCGGGGAAATCGGGCACCGGCAGGGCGGCGCGGCGCGCAGCCACCGCGGCGCGCGAGCGTTCCAGCAGCGCCGCCAGGTCGGCCTGCAGCCGGTCACGTTTGTCGCCGCTGGCATGCCCGAGCGCGCGGGCCAGGCCGATCAGCCGGCCGCGGTCGGCGCTCAGGCAATCGTCGAAGGATACTGTGGAGGGCGCCGGCCGCACGGTGGCGCGAGAGGATCTGGAACTCATCGATGAACCGGCGCTGCGGCCCTCAGGCGCGCAACGCGTTGAACAACAGGTAGCCCGCCCAGGTCATCAGCAGCGTGCCGGCCACGTGCAGGAGCAGGTGACCCGCAAACCAGCCCCACTCGCCGCGCTGGACGAGATGGAAGGCCTCGGCGGAGAAGGTCGAGAAAGTGGTCAGCCCGCCGAGCAGGCCGGTGGTCAGGAGCAGCTTGAGCGCCGGACTGATGCCCGGCCAGGTTTCCAGCAGCGCCAGCGTGCCGCCCATCAGCAGGCCGCCGACCAGGTTGGCCGCCAGCGTGCCCAGCGGCAACAGCGGCAGCAAGGGATTGAGCAGCAGCCCCAGGCCCCAGCGCAGCCAGGCGCCGCAGGCCGCACCCAGGCCGACGGCGAGAAAGGTGGAAGCGCTCAGCTGCATCGGCATCGCGGTCAGTTCCCTGCGGCTTGCGCGGCGAGCCCGGCATCCGCGGCCGTCTCCAGCCGCACGCCTTCCGGCAGGTGCAGGGTGCGGGTCGGGAAGGCGATCTCCGCGCCGTGGCGGGCGACGATCTCGGCGATCTTCAGCATCACGTCCTGCTTGATCTCGTGGAAGGCCACCCAGGCGGTGGTGCGGGTGAAGGTATAGACCATGATGTCGAGCGAGGAGGCGCTGAACTGGTTGAAGTTCACGATCAGGGTCTGCCCCTGGTCGATCTCCGGATGCGCGCGCAGCATGGCCTTGATGTCGGCAACGATGCCGGCCACCCGGTCGATGTCGTCGTAGCGCACGCCCACGGTCTCGTAGATGCGCCGGTTGGTCATGCGCGAGGGGTTCTCCACGGTGATCTGGGTGAACACCGAATTGGGCACGTAGAGCGGACGCTTGTCGAAGGTGCGGATGCGGGTCAGGCGCCAGCCGATCTCCTCCACCGTGCCTTCGATCTGCTTGTCCGGCGACCGTATCCAGTCACCCACCACGAAGGGGCGGTCCAGGTACACCATCA contains:
- the hrpA gene encoding ATP-dependent RNA helicase HrpA, which gives rise to MSSRSSRATVRPAPSTVSFDDCLSADRGRLIGLARALGHASGDKRDRLQADLAALLERSRAAVAARRAALPVPDFPADLPVNQRREEIAAAIAAHQVVIVCGETGSGKTTQLPKICLELGRGVQGLIGHTQPRRIAARSTAARIAQELKSELGQTVGYKIRFTDRLSASSYIKLMTDGILLAETQGDPWLSAYDTLIIDEAHERSLNIDFLLGYLRTLLPRRPDLKVIVTSATLDAERFARHFADAAGQPAPVIEVSGRLYPIEMRYRPVAEDDGDSAGTPARRDAKKRDLYEALVDAVDEAQLSGPGDVLVFLPGEREIREAAEALRHAHHAAGTEILPLFARQSAQEQARVFAGSNGRRVVLATNVAETSLTVPGIRYVVDTGLARVKRYSYRNKVEQLQIEKVAQSAARQRAGRCGRVMDGICFRLYDEEDFERRPPHTDPEILRSSLAGVILRMKALKLGAVEDFPFIDPPSPRMIGDGYQLLTELGAVSDDDARELTAVGRELAKLPLDPKVGRMILAARERGCLAEMLVVAAALSVQDPRERPQDSPGAADQAHARFRGGEQDQRSEFLWYIHLWRAWSEALRHESSSKQKAWCKKHYLSWLRMREWRDVHTQLHALCAEHGWHPETAAEAEPPSRGAKAAAGEAGAEARPIAYEPLHKALLAGLLGHIGCRAEDASGPQAGSYLGARGIRFWPHPGSALAKKAGKWIMAAELVDTTRLFGRCLARIEPEWVEEVGAHLLRRHVFEPHWSKSSGAVRAWERGTVHGLVLYARRGVSYRDTDPALCRELFIREGLVQGEIAEGAARAMPFLRHNLKLVAEIERLEHKSRRPDVLVDEELIHAFYDAKLPPEVVDLASFERWRKPAEKAEPKLLHLTREQLMRHEAEGITTERFPAHFEVLGQKLKLAYLHAPGEADDGVTLTVPLAMLNQIPAARCEWLVPGLLEEKVAALLRTVPQKHRHRLQPIADSAAAFMALFAAGELDVDEPLLRALQRFVEERVSLKLPAESFRAENLKPHCFMNFRLVDEHGRVLGQSRNLAELRTKFREQVASQFRAARIEGVAAAAEAPVAAGPKKAAPPAAAAPAEAEGGLSGFTAWTFGALPELLEVRVAGREVIGFPALHDDGDSVSLRPYDTPEQAARVHLDGLARLFALNLKDQVRAIEKLPGIRELALQMMNFGSEAELKARLVTATLRRCCLLEPLPADAESFARRCAEAKPRITLVAQEFMRLAGQLVAEHGALQKRLAGLKTFPEAVADIQAQVGALMPKDFLLAYPWERLAQFPRYLKGAASRLDKLRNNPARDAQLLAEWRALAQQWERERSAKRRAGVDDPQLGEFRWLLEELRVGLFAQELKTPMPVSVKRLQKIWEARPR
- the crcB gene encoding fluoride efflux transporter CrcB — its product is MQLSASTFLAVGLGAACGAWLRWGLGLLLNPLLPLLPLGTLAANLVGGLLMGGTLALLETWPGISPALKLLLTTGLLGGLTTFSTFSAEAFHLVQRGEWGWFAGHLLLHVAGTLLMTWAGYLLFNALRA